In Oryza brachyantha chromosome 2, ObraRS2, whole genome shotgun sequence, a single window of DNA contains:
- the LOC102712332 gene encoding transcription factor MYB20-like, with amino-acid sequence MGRQPCCEKVGLKKGPWTAEEDQKLVAFLLSNGHCCWRLVPKLAGLLRCGKSCRLRWTNYLRPDLKRGLLSEEEEKLVIDLHEQLGNRWSKIAARLPGRTDNEIKNHWNTHIKKKLRKMGIDPVTHRPAVSLAQPDGPDPLKQQRQQEPSVSGAGADDKEEEEEAATSAQPPQVVDSSASSASAVSPSCSSSASASAATPGADVDVDWPDLFEVDGIMDIDWAGFLSASGDDGGCSAVGTDMLFDHYSDVGFDQQVWM; translated from the exons atgggcaGGCAGCCGTGCTGCGAGAAGGTTGGCCTGAAGAAGGGGCCAtggacggcggaggaggaccaGAAGCTGgtcgccttcctcctctccaatgGCCACTGCTGCTGGAGGCTCGTCCCCAAGCTCGCAG GGCTTCTCAGGTGCGGGAAGAGCTGCCGGCTGAGGTGGACGAACTACCTGCGGCCCGACCTCAAGAGGGGCCTGCTTTccgaagaggaggagaagcttGTCATTGACCTCCACGAGCAGCTCGGCAACAG ATGGTCCAAGATAGCGGCACGGCTCCCCGGGAGGACGGACAACGAGATCAAGAACCACTGGAACACCCACATCAAGAAGAAACTCAGGAAGATGGGCATTGATCCCGTCACTCACCGGCCGGCCGTTTCTCTCGCTCAGCCTGATGGCCCTGATCCCCTGAaacagcagcggcagcaagaACCGtccgtctccggcgccggtgccgacgacaaggaggaggaggaggaggcggcgacgagcgcccAGCCACCACAGGTTGTCGATTCCTCTGCTTCCTCTGCCTCTGCCGTGTCGCCGTCCTGCTCCTCTtccgcctcggcctccgccGCGACGCCCGGCGCGGACGTGGACGTGGACTGGCCCGATCTCTTCGAGGTGGATGGCATCATGGACATCGACTGGGCTGGCTTCTTGTCCgccagcggcgacgacggagggTGCAGCGCCGTCGGCACCGATATGTTGTTCGACCATTACTCTGACGTTGGCTTTGATCAGCAAGTGTGGATGTGA
- the LOC102712609 gene encoding GDSL esterase/lipase At5g37690-like, which produces MAAQALVAVVAIAVLARSAAAAATAAAPAAAKGPVTYVFGDSMSDVGNNNYFPLSLAKSNYPWYGIDYPNGVATGRFTNGRTIGDYMADKLGVPSPPPFLSLTSDDVLGGVNFASGGAGILNETGVYFVQYFSFDEQITCFEMVKKAMIARIGREAAEVAVNAALFQIGLGSNDYINNFLQPFMADGQTYTHDTFIRLLITTLDRQLKRLYGLGARKVVFNSLPPLGCIPSQRVHSGNGKCLDHVNAYAVEFNAAAKKLLDGMNAKLPGARMALADCYSVVMELIVHPEKHGFTTAHTSCCNVDTTVGGLCLPNSRPCSDRKAFVFWDAYHTSDAANRVIADLLWDAMPSAGSGGAATPLAASPAPSPSRAP; this is translated from the exons ATGGCAGCTCAAgctctcgtcgccgtcgtggccATTGCCGTGCTCGCGCgttcagccgccgccgccgccactgccgcggcaccggcggcggccaaggGCCCGGTGACGTACGTGTTCGGCGACTCGATGTCGGACGTGGGGAACAACAACTACTTCCCGCTCTCCCTCGCCAAGTCCAACTACCCCTGGTACGGCATCGACTACCCCAATGGCGTCGCCACCGGGAGGTTCACCAATGGAAGAACCATCGGAGACTACATGG CTGACAAGCTCGGCGtcccgtccccgccgccgttcCTCTCGCTGACAAGCGATGATGTCCTCGGCGGCGTCAACTTcgcctccggcggcgccggcatccTGAACGAGACGGGCGTCTACTTC GTTCAGTACTTCTCATTCGACGAGCAGATAACGTGCTTCGAGATGGTCAAGAAGGCGATGATCGCCAGGATCGGCAGAGAGGCCGCCGAGGTCGCCGTCAATGCAGCGTTGTTCCAAATTGGACTTG GGAGCAACGACTACATCAACAACTTCTTGCAGCCGTTCATGGCGGACGGCCAGACGTACACGCACGACACGTTCATCCGCCTCCTCATCACCACCCTGGACAGGCAACTAAAG AGGCTGTACGGGCTCGGCGCGAGGAAGGTGGTGTTCAACTCGCTGCCACCGCTCGGCTGCATCCCGTCGCAGCGCGTCCACTCCGGCAACGGGAAGTGCCTGGACCACGTGAACGCCTACGCCGTGGAGTTCAACGCGGCCGCCAAGAAGCTGCTCGACGGCATGAACGCCAAGCTGCCCGGCGCGCGGATGGCGCTCGCCGACTGCTACTCCGTCGTCATGGAGCTCATCGTCCACCCCGAGAAACACG GGTTCACGACGGCGCACACGTCGTGCTGCAACGTGGACACGACGGTGGGGGGCCTGTGCCTGCCGAactcgaggccctgcagcgaCCGCAAGGCGTTCGTCTTCTGGGACGCGTACCACACCTCCGACGCCGCGAATCGGGTCATCGCTGACCTCCTCTGGGACGCCATGCCGAGCGCCGGGAGCGGAGGCGCTGCCACCCctctcgccgcgtcgccggcgccgtctccGTCTCGGGCGCCGTAG
- the LOC102720027 gene encoding APO protein 2, chloroplastic: MTGALAMRPSTSSSHSLLAPPTCSSRLPPLRCFVGLRWSAPRVQVREQPDAGAGIAKGTGGRGGRFRAPASSISQSCLRTIVITNEYVQNADFPPNYSKREKKPFPIPVLELRRRAKERAKKAEGKPKRSLPPPKNGLLVKRLIPVAFRVYNARILLINNLKRLMKVIPVRGCKYCSEIHVGSVGHPFRTCKGMSSDKRRGEHDWGSTLVEAVFLPVEAYHLEDRLGNRIPHDQRFAVPRIPALVELCIQAGVNLPEYPTKRRRKPIIKIGRSEFIDANEDDLPDPEPYKLDHPILEELHDNEVITPSSPEEIVALAEETLEAWEVVRGGALRLMKSYAVRVCGYCPEVHIGASGHKARNCGAFKHQQRNGQHGWQAAVLDDLIPPRYVWHMPESGEELQRDLKSFYGQAPAVVEICVQAGAKVPEKYKATMRLDIGIPSSLREAEMVV; encoded by the exons ATGACGGGAGCTCTGGCCATGAGGCcatccacctcctcctcccactccCTCCTCGCTCCGCCGACCTGCTCCTCCCGCCTCCCCCCGCTCCGCTGCTTCGTCGGCCTCCGGTGGTCCGCCCCACGCGTCCAG GTCAGGGAGCAGCCGGATGCGGGTGCAGGGATTGCCAAGGGTACAGGTGGACGCGGTGGGCGGTTCAG aGCACCTGCTTCAAGTATCTCCCAATCTTGCCTTAGAACCATCGTCATCACAAACGAATATGTCCAAAATGCTGATTTTCCGCCTAATTACtcaaaaagagagaagaaaccaTTTCCTATACCAGTGTTGGAGTTAAGGCGCCGAGCAAAAGAGAGGGCGAAGAAAGCTGAAGGGAAACCCAAACGGTCTTTACCACCTCCAAAAAATGGGTTGCTGGTCAAAAGACTGATACCAGTTGCATTCAGAGTGTATAATGCAAGAATTTTGCTGATTAACAACTTGAAGAGGCTTATGAAAGTAATACCAGTGAGAGGATGCAA ATATTGCAGTGAGATACATGTCGGATCTGTTGGACACCCTTTCCGAACATGCAAAGGAATGTCTTCAGATAAACGTAGGGGAGAACATGACTGGGGAAGTACTTTGGTGGAAGCTGTTTTCTTGCCAGTTGAAGCCTACCACCTAGAGGATCGGTTAGGAAACCGTATCCCTCATGATCAAAGGTTTGCTGTACCCCGCATTCCTGCTCTTGTAGAGTTATGCATTCAAGCTGGAGTTAATCTCCCTGAATACCCCACAAAGCGTCGAAGAAAGCCGATTATTAAAATCGGAAGGAGTGAGTTTATTGATGCAAATGAGGATGACCTACCAGACCCGGAGCCTTACAAACTTGACCATCCAATTCTTGAAGAACTGCATGATAACGAGGTTATCACCCCATCAAGCCCAGAGGAGATTGTTGCTCTTGCTGAGGAAACACTCGAAGCATGGGAGGTAGTCAGGGGTGGTGCCTTGAGGCTTATGAAGAGCTATGCAGTGCGGGTCTGTGGATACTGCCCAGAGGTTCATATCGGAGCAAGTGGCCACAAAGCACGGAATTGTGGTGCCTTCAAACACCAGCAGAGGAATGGACAGCATGGATGGCAGGCAGCGGTGCTTGATGACTTAATACCTCCTAGATATGTGTGGCACATGCCGGAATCCGGGGAGGAATTGCAGAGGGATCTGAAGAGTTTCTATGGGCAGGCACCTGCAGTTGTTGAGATATGTGTTCAGGCTGGTGCAAAGGTGCCGGAGAAGTACAAAGCCACAATGAGACTAGATATAGGAATTCCTTCAAGTTTGAGAGAGGCCGAGATGGTTGTCTGA
- the LOC107303553 gene encoding dynein light chain LC6, flagellar outer arm-like: protein MREQEEGGLMQAAGRRGGVVRALLGLGGIAEGAATAAEGGVPRKPGTGDGGGEEKKAVVRVVAADMPPALQRRAFRCARDELAGMPRSPRRLEPKRLALALKKEFDTAYGPAWHCIVGTSFGSYVTHARGGFLYFSVDKVYILLFRTAVEPQPHCDDQTNSS from the exons ATgagggagcaggaggagggtGGCCTGATgcaggcggcggggcgccGGGGCGGGGTCGTCAGGGCGCTGCTCGGTCTCGGCGGGATCGCGGAGGGCGCTGCGACAGCCGCCGAGGGGGGCGTGCCGAGGAAGCCCGGGACgggggatggcggcggcgaggagaagaAGGCGGTGGTGAGGGTGGTGGCGGCCGACATGCCGCCCGCGCTGCAGCGACGCGCGTTCCGCTGCGCCCGCGACGAGCTCGCCGGGATGCCGCGCTCCCCGCGGCGGCTCGAGCCTAagcgcctcgccctcgccctcaaGAAG GAGTTTGACACTGCTTATGGACCAGCTTGGCACTGCATTGTAGGGACGAGTTTTGGTTCATATGTCACCCATGCCCGGGGTGGATTCCTGTACTTTTCAGTTGATAAGGTCTATATACTGTTGTTCAGGACGGCGGTGGAGCCCCAGCCGCATTGTGATGACCAGACAAATAGTTCGTGA